Part of the Myxococcales bacterium genome is shown below.
GATCTTGGCGACGTGCATGGCCGTCGTCCTGTTCTTCGCGGTGTTGATGACCTTCAGCGCGAATCCCTTCAGCACGAGCATCGCCGGCGCGAGGCCCGACGGCGAAGGCCTGAACCCGCTGCTCCAGAATTTCTACATGATCATCCACCCGCCGAGCCTCTACGTGGGCTTCGTCGGGTGCACGATCCCCTTCGCGTTCGCCGTCGCCGCGCTCGTCACCGGCCGCCTCGACACCGAGTGGATCGTCGCCAGCCGCAAGTTCACGCTCTTCTCGTGGCTCTTTCTCGCCATCGGCAACACGCTCGGCATGCTCTGGGCCTACGAGGAGCTCGGCTGGGGCGGCTATTGGGGCTGGGACCCGGTCGAGAACGCGGCCTTCATGCCGCTCTTGTCGGCGAGCGCGTTCGTGCACTCGGTCATGATCCAAGAGCGCCGGGGTCTCTTCAAACTCTGGAACGTGTTCCTCGTGTCGCTCACGTTCCTGATGACCATCTTCGGAACGTTCCTCACGCGCTCCGGCGTCATCGCCAGCGTGCACTCGTTCGCGCAATCGTCCATCGGCAACTACTTCGTCGGCTTCATGGTCGTCCTCGTGGCGTTCCTCATGACGCTCGTGCTCTACCGGTGGCCCGAGCTCCGCGACTACCCCAAGGAGGCGCGCCTTCGCAAAGCCGCCATGGCCACCGGCTGGACGGTTGTCGGCGTGGGCATCGCGGCTGGCTTGGTCCTCACCAACGTTCCCATGAGCGGCGCGGTGCGCGCCGCCATCGTGTCGGCCGTCGCCGCGGGGACCGTCTTTGCCTCCGTCGAGCTGGTGTTCCGCAAGATGACGGCGGGCCTCGACCTCTCGCATCGCCGCCCCGCCATCGAGTCGCTCTGGTCGCGCGAGTTCACCTTCGTCCTCAACAACTGGGGCCTGCTCGGCTTCATGTTGTTCGTGCTCGTGGCCACGACCTTCCCGATGATCTCGGAGGCCTTCTGGAACGAGAAGGTCACCGTCGGGCCGCCCTACTACAACGCGTGGGTTCAGCCCATCGGGCTCACGATCTTCTCGCTCATGGGCATCGGCTCACTCTTCGGATGGAAGAAGACGAGCGACGCGGCCCTCCGCAAGGCGTTCTTCTTCCCGAGCCTGACCTTCGTCGTCGTCCTCGTCCTCCACTTCGCCCTTGGCAGCCGCTTCGGTTACCCGGCCACGGTCTTCACGGACCCCATCTATCCCGGGCCCCTCGGGCAGGTGCTCCGCGCGTTCAACGGCATCACGCCGGTGCTCGGCATCTCGCTGTGCGCCTTCAACGCTGCCGTCATCGTGCAAGAGTTCGCGCTCCTCTTCGGCGCGCGCCGAAAGACCGGCGCCAACAAGGACGTGCCGAAGGCCCTCTTCTACGCCGGCTTCCTCCCGGGCTTCTTGATGACGCTCGTCACGTTGCCGCCTCCCTCGCGCCGTCGCTACGGCGGCTACGTGGTCCACTTCGGAATCACGATGATGTTCCTTGGCTTCACGGGAGCGTCTTGGAACATCAACAAGGAGACGACGATGTCGCCGGGCCAGACCTACAAGGTCGACGCCTACGACCTTCAGTACGTCGGTCCGCGCATGGAGGTCGACACCTCGAAGCGCATGATCTTCGCCGACCTCCGCGTCCAGAAGAGCGGCAAGGACATGGGCCTCGTGACGCCGGCGAAGTTCATCTACAAGCGCCGCCCCGAGTCGCCGACCACGGAGGTCGCGATGCTCCACACCATCGCCGACGACCTCTACGTCGTGGTGGGCGCGATCAATCCGCAGACGAAGGTCGCGAGCCTGCAGATCCACGTCAACCCGCTCGTCGGGTGGATCTGGTTCGGCGCCATCATCCTCATCTTCGGCAGCGTCGTCTGCATGTGGCCCGAGCTCCGACCCAACGAGTCGCGGGCCTGGGCCGCGGCGCGCGGCGTGGCGGGCGCGGCAGCGAGCATCACGCTCGGGGTCGTCTTGGCCTCGATGCCCGCCCCAGCCTTCGCGCAGAGCGCTGGCAACGGCACCGCCGGCGCCTCGAGCCTCCACTCGGGCACCGTGAAGATCGAGAACGCCGAGGAGCGCGACCTCTTCGGAAAGCTGCGCTGCATGTGCGGCACTTGCCCGCGCGACCTCTTGTCGACCTGCGCGTGCGACACCGCCGAGGAGACCCGCGAGCGGCTGCGCGCGAGGCTCAAGGCCGGCGAGGCCAAAGACGCCATCATCTTGGCCTACGCGAAGGAGTACGGCTCCGCCGCGCTCTCCATTCCGCCGAACACGGGCGCCATGCGTGCCATCTACATGGTGCCCGTCGCCGCGATCGTGGCTGGCGCCGCCGGCGTCGTGGTGCTCATGCGTCGCTGGCGCAAAGGCGAGGGCGCCGCCGCCGCTCCGAAGGACAGCGCGGGCGCGACAAAGGACGCCAAAGACGAGTACGATCGCCGCCTCGACGACGAGCTGAGGGAGCTCGATGACTGAAAGCAAGGCCAGCTTGGGCGAACACGTGACGCCTCCCGAACCGAAAGCGGCGACGAACGACGAGGCCGACCGCGCGAGCCTCGAAGCCGACGCGGAGAGGCGCCTCGGTCGGCTCGCCTC
Proteins encoded:
- the ccsA gene encoding cytochrome c biogenesis protein CcsA; translated protein: MWTTLPLFGTGLLLTVMLVASYTFAVSLAAHADGKPRTLQAARFGAYGVVILILTTVLVLAYAFVSHDFRLRYVAHYSDRSMSTPYLFTALWGGQDGSLLWWLFLLSLYIGACVKWLGRRFLELQPAILATCMAVVLFFAVLMTFSANPFSTSIAGARPDGEGLNPLLQNFYMIIHPPSLYVGFVGCTIPFAFAVAALVTGRLDTEWIVASRKFTLFSWLFLAIGNTLGMLWAYEELGWGGYWGWDPVENAAFMPLLSASAFVHSVMIQERRGLFKLWNVFLVSLTFLMTIFGTFLTRSGVIASVHSFAQSSIGNYFVGFMVVLVAFLMTLVLYRWPELRDYPKEARLRKAAMATGWTVVGVGIAAGLVLTNVPMSGAVRAAIVSAVAAGTVFASVELVFRKMTAGLDLSHRRPAIESLWSREFTFVLNNWGLLGFMLFVLVATTFPMISEAFWNEKVTVGPPYYNAWVQPIGLTIFSLMGIGSLFGWKKTSDAALRKAFFFPSLTFVVVLVLHFALGSRFGYPATVFTDPIYPGPLGQVLRAFNGITPVLGISLCAFNAAVIVQEFALLFGARRKTGANKDVPKALFYAGFLPGFLMTLVTLPPPSRRRYGGYVVHFGITMMFLGFTGASWNINKETTMSPGQTYKVDAYDLQYVGPRMEVDTSKRMIFADLRVQKSGKDMGLVTPAKFIYKRRPESPTTEVAMLHTIADDLYVVVGAINPQTKVASLQIHVNPLVGWIWFGAIILIFGSVVCMWPELRPNESRAWAAARGVAGAAASITLGVVLASMPAPAFAQSAGNGTAGASSLHSGTVKIENAEERDLFGKLRCMCGTCPRDLLSTCACDTAEETRERLRARLKAGEAKDAIILAYAKEYGSAALSIPPNTGAMRAIYMVPVAAIVAGAAGVVVLMRRWRKGEGAAAAPKDSAGATKDAKDEYDRRLDDELRELDD